A single region of the Nakaseomyces glabratus chromosome D, complete sequence genome encodes:
- the CTF18 gene encoding Ctf18p (CAGL0D04268g~Ortholog(s) have role in DNA-dependent DNA replication maintenance of fidelity and Ctf18 RFC-like complex, cytosol, nuclear chromatin localization) produces MDGAPNFSGFGGSVLFGDEGEKLVFNGCKGGSVVLEKRASANATATTSASATTTYNGAVWQAEDGYGINIAHLIDRIEARSDDSNGETAPAETVSGQRSPDCTLWVEKWRPKKFMDLVGNEKNNRRILKWLRQWNFAVFKEQLPQPDQSKEQENFDPFERPMKRILMLNGPPGIGKTSVAHVVAKQAGFSVAEINASDERAGTLVRDKVHNTLFNHSFTGEPVCLIADEIDGSVESGFVKVLIDIVNADKRATDNYVLKKNARGKNNGKSNRYRPKLLLRPIIVICNNLYAPALEKLRPLCEIITLRKPSDNSVRERLTHICMKERINLGMKTINELIDISEGDIRNCVNNLQFQSKGNHKTSNNDNVSEDTLGLKDISLSWFKIVNQIFRKDPHLDNKRQFIRLARKIEKVDNYDRVVTGCHTLFPHVKYSDSGLRKPAAMADWLYFHEQMFKSMFEHNGELLRYCAIVPMVFHQKFGDISNKDDQRIKNADYEQREARKAVESITESIMKKLSTFSPLLASNMNKKDLGFEILPYLDSMIASDISKIKDAKKKQAVLNNIINLIDLFQLELLETRGEHYTSRGVLMIEPPIDKVVLIDEMKKNEVTTKRAANLNLILAKQEEIKVRKRHLNQVEANKGKSTVEETTSKRQKISIENFSKANNDKTVDMLKSQYTAIQQNTTDQNKSTNNESEEVKIWIKYKEGFSDAVRKKVTWETLWS; encoded by the coding sequence ATGGACGGTGCGCCTAACTTCAGCGGGTTCGGCGGGAGTGTGCTGTTTGGCGACGAAGGCGAGAAGCTGGTGTTCAACGGGTGCAAAGGCGGCTCGGTGGTGCTAGAGAAGCGGGCCAGTGCCAATGCCACAGCCACTACCAGTGCAAGTGCCACTACCACGTACAATGGCGCAGTGTGGCAGGCGGAAGATGGGTACGGGATAAACATTGCCCATTTGATAGATAGGATAGAGGCGCGCAGTGACGATAGTAACGGAGAAACAGCGCCGGCAGAAACAGTCTCTGGCCAGCGCAGCCCGGATTGTACCTTATGGGTGGAGAAGTGGAGACCCAAGAAGTTCATGGATCTGGTAGGGAACGAGAAGAACAACAGACGGATCCTAAAGTGGCTGCGGCAGTGGAACTTTGCTGTGTTCAAAGAGCAATTGCCGCAGCCGGATCAGAGCAAAGAACAAGAGAACTTTGACCCCTTCGAGCGGCCCATGAAGCGCATACTGATGCTTAATGGTCCACCGGGAATCGGTAAAACATCCGTGGCCCACGTAGTGGCAAAGCAAGCTGGTTTCTCTGTTGCTGAGATCAACGCAAGTGACGAAAGGGCTGGTACCTTGGTAAGAGATAAAGTTCACAACACTCTATTCAACCACAGCTTCACTGGGGAGCCCGTCTGCCTGATAGCAGATGAGATCGATGGTAGTGTGGAATCAGGGTTTGTGAAAGTGCTGATCGATATTGTAAACGCAGATAAGAGAGCAACTGATAATTACGTCCTGAAGAAAAACGCAAGAGGCAAGAATAACGGGAAATCAAACAGATACAGACCAAAATTGTTGCTGCGACCAATCATTGTCATTTGTAATAACCTCTACGCCCCAGCACTCGAGAAATTGAGACCCTTGTGCGAAATTATCACTCTGAGAAAACCATCTGATAATTCTGTAAGGGAACGGCTCACACACATATGTATGAAGGAAAGGATCAACTTGGGAATGAAAACAATTAATGAACTAATTGATATCTCAGAAGGTGACATTCGTAACTGTGTGAATAACTTACAATTCCAATCAAAGGGAAATCATAAAACTTCTAATAATGACAATGTTTCAGAAGATACTTTGGGACTAAAAGATATTTCGTTGTCTTGGTTCAAAATTGTCAACCAGATATTTAGAAAAGATCCGCATTTGGACAATAAAAGACAATTTATTAGATTGGCACGTAAAATTGAGAAAGTAGATAACTATGATAGAGTTGTCACAGGTTGTCATACTTTATTTCCTCATGTCAAGTATTCTGATAGTGGTTTGCGGAAACCTGCTGCGATGGCGGATTGGTTATATTTCCATGAACAGATGTTTAAGTCAATGTTCGAGCACAACGGTGAATTGTTAAGATACTGTGCTATAGTGCCAATGGTTTTCCATCAAAAATTCGGAGATATAAGCAATAAAGACGATCAACGTATAAAGAATGCAGATTATGAACAACGCGAGGCACGGAAAGCTGTGGAGAGCATTACAGAATCTATCATGAAAAAGCTATCAACGTTCTCACCTTTATTAGCCAGTAATATGAATAAGAAAGACCTCGGTTTTGAAATTCTACCTTATTTGGATTCTATGATTGCTTCTGATATCTCAAAGATAAAGgatgcaaagaaaaagcagGCTGTTCTCAACAACATAATCAATCTAATTGACCTATTCCAGTTAGAGTTACTGGAGACTAGGGGAGAGCATTACACATCAAGAGGGGTATTGATGATTGAACCACCAATTGATAAAGTTGTTCTTATCGAtgagatgaagaagaacgaAGTCACCACCAAAAGGGCAGCCAATTTAAATCTGATTCTCGCAAAGCAAGAAGAGATCAAAGTACGGAAGAGACATTTGAATCAAGTTGAAGCAAACAAGGGTAAGTCTACTGTTGAAGAGACAACTTCCAAAAGACAAAAGATTAGTATTGAGAACTTTTCAAAGGctaataatgataaaacGGTTGACATGTTAAAATCACAGTACACTGCCATTCAACAAAATACAACAGATCAAAATAAGTCAACTAATAATGAATCTGAAGAGGTTAAGATCTGGATCAAATATAAGGAAGGTTTCTCGGATGCCGTAAGAAAAAAAGTTACATGGGAAACACTATGGAGTTAA
- the NAM7 gene encoding ATP-dependent RNA helicase NAM7 (CAGL0D04312g~Ortholog(s) have role in regulation of mRNA stability involved in response to oxidative stress and cytosol localization), producing the protein MNFPAESNDPELAILADLEDAEELEFMQEVQGNLQVEPVERQAEGHACAYCGIDAPTSVIKCNSCSKWFCNSKNGTVNSHIINHLILSHHHSVSLHPESDLGDTVLECYNCGCKNVFVLGFVSAKSEAVVVLLCRIPCAQSKNPNWDTDQWQPLIEEKQFLSWVAEPASDEEIKLKAKLITPSQISKLENKWRSDKYATMDDVQDESKKVQDDILAGIGEEEDIPPLLLRYQDAYEYQRSYGPLIKLEADYDKQLKESQALEHISVEWSLALNNRHLASFALSTFESSELKVAVGDEMILSYSGIQGEDWKGTGFIVRLPNSFKDMFTLELRPSKTPPPTHLTTGFTAEFIWKATSYDRMQTALKNFAVDKKSISGYLYYKILGHQVVDLHFDVPMPKELSLPGYTKLNASQSKAVEHVLQRPLSLIQGPPGTGKTVTSASIVYHLSKIRKDRILVCAPSNIAVDHLAAKLRDLGLKVVRVTAKSREDVESSVSSLALHNLVAKGAKGVLKKLLKLKEEAGELSARDTKRFISLVKKTEKSILEQADVVCCTCVGAGDRRLDMKFRTVLIDESTQASEPECLIPIVKGAKQVILVGDHQQLGPVILERKASDAGLKQSLFERLISLGHIPIRLEVQYRMNPFLSEFPSNMFYEGSLQNGVTEEQRTLANSTFPWPINGIPMMFWANYGSEEMSANGTSYLNRTEAMNCERIITRLFRDGVKPEQIGVITPYEGQRAYVLQYMQMNGALDKELYSNVEVASVDAFQGREKDFIILSCVRANEQQMIGFLRDPRRLNVGLTRAKYGLIILGNPRSLSRNTLWNHLLLHFRQKGCLVEGVLENLQVCTVPLTRPNVKKNRSTDYNYNFGVEMGDLPNTNDMDTQSLLSFGGQAGNFSNLFSNDSEFNNYLNNEYWNYTRNGKNAKPSAQNFESNTYSNEGPTLNSNYAQELAREQESVRNTLQSLEF; encoded by the coding sequence ATGAACTTTCCAGCGGAATCGAACGATCCAGAGTTAGCCATCTTAGCGGACTTGGAAGATGCGGAGGAGCTAGAGTTTATGCAGGAGGTGCAAGGCAACTTGCAAGTGGAGCCAGTGGAGAGACAGGCGGAGGGCCATGCGTGTGCGTACTGTGGTATTGATGCGCCAACGAGTGTTATCAAGTGTAACTCGTGCAGCAAGTGGTTTTGCAACTCGAAGAACGGGACTGTGAACTCGCACATCATAAACCACTTGATTCTGTCCCACCACCACTCGGTGTCCTTGCACCCGGAGTCTGACCTGGGCGATACGGTGTTGGAGTGTTACAACTGTGGTTGCAAGAACGTATTCGTGTTGGGCTTCGTCTCAGCCAAGAGCGAGGCCGTCGTGGTGTTGCTGTGCAGAATCCCCTGTGCGCAGAGCAAGAATCCCAACTGGGACACCGATCAGTGGCAGCCGTTGATAGAGGAGAAGCAGTTCTTGTCGTGGGTCGCTGAACCTGCGTCGGATGAGGAGATCAAACTGAAGGCGAAGCTGATTACGCCCAGCCAGATCAGCAAGCTGGAGAACAAATGGAGATCAGACAAATACGCTACCATGGACGACGTGCAAGACGAATCCAAGAAGGTTCAGGACGACATACTGGCGGGTATAGGTGAAGAGGAGGATATACCGCCTCTGCTGCTGAGATACCAGGACGCTTACGAATATCAGAGATCCTACGGGCCCTTGATCAAGCTGGAGGCCGATTACGATAAGCAGTTGAAGGAGTCCCAAGCATTAGAACATATCAGTGTCGAATGGTCTCTAGCTCTGAATAATAGGCACTTGGCATCCTTTGCACTATCTACATTTGAATCAAGTGAATTGAAAGTCGCAGTAGGTGATGAGATGATTTTGAGCTATTCTGGTATTCAAGGTGAAGATTGGAAAGGAACCGGTTTTATTGTCCGTTTACCAAACAGTTTCAAAGATATGTTTACTCTAGAGTTAAGGCCTAGTAAGACACCTCCACCAACTCACCTAACCACTGGATTTACTGCCGAGTTTATATGGAAAGCTACATCATATGACAGAATGCAAACTGCCCTAAAAAACTTTGCAGTGGACAAAAAATCCATTTCAGGTTATCTTTACTATAAGATTCTGGGCCATCAAGTTGTGGATTTACACTTTGACGTGCCTATGCCAAAGGAGCTTTCTCTACCAGGCTACACTAAGCTAAATGCTTCTCAATCTAAAGCTGTAGAGCACGTCTTACAGAGACCACTGTCCCTGATCCAAGGTCCACCAGGTACAGGTAAAACTGTTACATCAGCCTCTATTGTGTATCATCTATCAAAAATTCGCAAGGATAGAATACTGGTTTGTGCACCTTCTAACATTGCTGTCGATCATCTTGCTGCAAAGCTAAGAGATTTAGGTTTGAAAGTCGTCAGGGTTACAGCCAAGAGCAGAGAAGATGTAGAAAGTTCTGTTTCATCTCTAGCTCTTCATAATTTGGTTGCCAAAGGTGCTAAAGGTGTATTGAAGaaacttttgaaattgaaggaagAAGCCGGTGAACTCTCTGCCCGTGATACAAAGAGGTTTATTAGCTTAGTCAAGAAGACAGAAAAGAGCATCTTGGAACAGGCGGATGTTGTCTGTTGCACATGTGTTGGTGCAGGCGATAGACGTTTAGATATGAAATTCAGAACTGTTCTTATTGATGAGAGTACTCAAGCATCTGAACCTGAATGTCTGATACCTATTGTTAAGGGTGCTAAGCAAGTTATCTTAGTTGGTGATCACCAACAATTAGGTCCAGTTATTTTGGAAAGAAAAGCTAGTGATGCTGGTTTAAAGCAATCTCTTTTCGAACGTTTGATCTCCTTGGGGCATATTCCAATTAGATTAGAGGTTCAATATCGTATGAATCCTTTTTTAAGTGAATTCCCAAGTAACATGTTCTATGAGGGTAGTTTGCAGAATGGTGTTACGGAGGAGCAAAGAACTTTGGCCAACAGTACTTTCCCATGGCCTATTAATGGTATACCAATGATGTTCTGGGCCAATTATGGTTCTGAAGAAATGTCTGCAAACGGTACATCATATTTGAATAGAACAGAAGCCATGAACTGTGAGAGAATTATAACAAGACTCTTCCGTGACGGTGTTAAGCCCGAACAAATTGGTGTGATTACACCATATGAAGGTCAGCGTGCTTATGTCTTGCAATACATGCAAATGAACGGTGCGTTGGACAAGGAGTTGTATTCTAACGTGGAAGTTGCATCAGTGGATGCATTCCAAGGTCGGGAAAAGGATTTCATTATTCTTTCCTGTGTGCGTGCTAATGAACAGCAAATGATTGGTTTCCTGAGAGACCCACGTCGTCTAAATGTTGGTCTCACCCGTGCAAAATACGGTTTGATTATTTTAGGTAATCCAAGATCTCTTTCAAGGAATACGTTGTGGAACCACCTGTTGTTACATTTCAGACAAAAAGGTTGTTTGGTAGAAGGTGTTCTGGAAAACTTACAAGTTTGTACTGTGCCATTGACCAGACCTAACGTCAAGAAAAATCGTTCAACTGATTACAATTACAATTTTGGTGTGGAAATGGGCGATTTGCCAAACACCAACGATATGGATACCCAGAGTTTGCTATCATTCGGTGGACAAGCTGGGAACTTCAGTAATCTTTTCTCCAATGACTCCGAGTTCAATAACTACTTGAATAACGAATACTGGAACTATACACGTAACGGAAAGAATGCGAAACCGTCTGCTCAAAACTTTGAAAGCAATACATACTCTAATGAAGGTCCTACACTAAACTCTAACTATGCTCAGGAATTGGCAAGAGAACAGGAGAGTGTGAGGAATACATTACAATCTTTGGAGTTTTGA
- the VPS20 gene encoding ESCRT-III subunit protein VPS20 (CAGL0D04246g~Ortholog(s) have role in protein transport to vacuole involved in ubiquitin-dependent protein catabolic process via the multivesicular body sorting pathway and cell cortex localization): MGQKPSKVHITETDKAILQLKRSKDEIHKYTKKSDRLIAIEKDRLKQLIHDNPKTYKKDTKVRFLLKKIHYQEHLLQQASDQLINLENMVSTLEFKMVEKEFVSGLQTGNEILKKLNAEFKDVDKLMDDVQDQIEYQAEVDNALANSVVGTNTFEDELDRELDQLDKEVNGLPELPTTEGLPAFDNRQKEKNEVERINNPQQNTEIQSKKEEALPA; encoded by the coding sequence ATGGGCCAGAAACCAAGCAAAGTTCATATCACAGAAACGGATAAAGCCATACTACAACTAAAACGTTCAAAGGATGAGATACACAAGTATACTAAGAAGAGTGATCGTCTTATAGCGATTGAGAAGGACCGGTTAAAACAGCTCATACATGATAATCCTAAGACTTACAAAAAAGACACCAAGGTACGATTTCTACTCAAAAAGATACATTACCAAGAGCACCTCCTTCAACAAGCTTCAGATCAGCTAATAAACCTTGAAAACATGGTTTCTACCTTAGAGTTCAAGATGGTAGAAAAAGAGTTCGTCTCAGGCTTACAGACAGGTAatgaaatattaaaaaaactaaatgCTGAGTTCAAAGATGTTGACAAGCTTATGGATGATGTACAGGATCAGATCGAGTATCAAGCTGAGGTCGATAATGCCTTGGCGAATAGTGTTGTTGGTACTAACACTTTTGAGGACGAACTAGATCGTGAATTAGATCAGCTAGATAAGGAAGTAAATGGTTTACCAGAACTGCCTACTACAGAAGGACTACCCGCATTCGATAATagacaaaaagaaaagaatgagGTAGAAAGGATTAACAATCCCCAACAAAACACGGAAATTCAGAgcaaaaaagaagaagcttTACCTGCATGA
- the GCV1 gene encoding glycine decarboxylase subunit T (CAGL0D04356g~Ortholog(s) have glycine dehydrogenase (decarboxylating) activity, role in glycine metabolic process, one-carbon metabolic process and mitochondrion localization) — translation MSLVLKRFNSTALKKTALHDLHVSLGGTMVEFAGYSMPVLYKGQTHIESHLWTRQNAGLFDVSHMLQSRLTGAEATKLLHSVTPTDFANLPQGTGSLSVLLNEHGGVVDDTIITKEQDNQYYIVTNAGCVDRDTEFLKGEVSKLDCSWDIIQGRSLLALQGPKAQQVLERLVTRDSKLNELYFGERKEFTLDDATATRIGVARGGYTGEDGFEISVENGKANEFAQKLLDNELTKPIGLAARDSLRLEAGMCLYGHELTESITPVEAGLAWVISKSRRDAGSEDQFNGYSKIIDQLKNKTHEIIRIAYKYKGKGPAARPGAKIFLEDGETQIGEVTSGSAAPSLNNINIGQGYVKRAHNKKGKTVLIQVRNKFYPAELAKMPLVQTHYHKA, via the coding sequence ATGTCGCTAGTACTCAAGAGGTTCAACTCTACCGCTCTTAAGAAAACTGCTCTGCATGACCTCCATGTGAGCCTCGGAGGCACCATGGTGGAGTTCGCTGGCTACTCGATGCCTGTGCTGTACAAGGGCCAGACGCACATTGAGTCGCACCTGTGGACCAGGCAGAACGCCGGGCTGTTCGATGTCTCGCACATGCTGCAGAGCAGGCTGACGGGTGCCGAGGCCACCAAGCTGCTGCACAGCGTGACACCCACTGACTTCGCCAACTTGCCCCAGGGTACGGGGTCTCTGTCCGTGCTTCTAAATGAGCACGGTGGTGTTGTGGACGACACCATCATCACGAAGGAGCAGGACAACCAGTACTACATAGTCACCAACGCGGGCTGTGTGGACAGGGACACCGAGTTTCTCAAGGGCGAGGTCTCAAAGCTCGATTGCTCCTGGGACATCATCCAAGGCAGGTCTCTGCTGGCGTTGCAAGGCCCCAAGGCGCAGCAAGTGCTGGAGAGGCTGGTGACTAGGGACTCCAAGTTGAACGAGCTCTACTTCGGCGAGAGGAAGGAGTTCACGCTGGATGACGCCACGGCCACCAGGATCGGCGTTGCCAGAGGTGGCTACACCGGTGAGGACGGGTTCGAAATCAGTGTGGAGAACGGCAAGGCCAACGAGTTCGCGCAGAAGCTGCTGGACAACGAGCTCACGAAGCCAATCGGTCTTGCCGCCAGAGACTCCTTGAGACTGGAGGCCGGTATGTGTCTGTATGGCCACGAGCTGACCGAGTCCATCACCCCAGTTGAAGCGGGCCTCGCCTGGGTTATCTCCAAGAGCAGACGTGACGCTGGCTCCGAGGACCAGTTCAACGGTTACTCCAAGATCATCGACCagttgaagaacaagacCCACGAGATCATCAGAATCGCATACAAGTATAAGGGCAAGGGGCCCGCCGCCAGACCTGGCGCCAAGATATTCCTCGAGGACGGCGAAACACAGATCGGTGAAGTCACTTCGGGTAGTGCAGCTCCATCCTTGAACAACATCAACATCGGGCAAGGCTACGTGAAGAGAGCACATAACAAGAAGGGCAAGACCGTCCTGATCCAGGTGAGGAACAAGTTCTACCCGGCAGAGTTGGCTAAAATGCCACTAGTACAAACGCACTACCACAAGGCATAG
- the SEC14 gene encoding phosphatidylinositol/phosphatidylcholine transfer protein SEC14 (CAGL0D04290g~Ortholog(s) have phosphatidylcholine binding, phosphatidylinositol binding activity and nucleus localization) yields the protein MVSEAEFLASYPQKCPAGSLPGTPGNTDEAQEGALKQLRSELEAAGFKERLDDSTLLRFLRARKFDVALAKEMFENCEKWRKEYGTNTIMQDFHYDEKPLVAKYYPQYYHKTDKDGRPVYFEELGAVNLTEMEKITTQERMLKNLVWEYESVVNYRLPACSRAAGYLVETSCTVMDLKGISISSAYSVLSYVREASYISQNYYPERMGKFYLINAPFGFSTAFRLFKPFLDPVTVSKIFILGSSYQSELLKQIPAENLPSKFGGKSEVDEAAGGLYLSDIGPWRDAKYIGPEGEAPEMFSMK from the coding sequence ATGGTTAGTGAAGCGGAGTTTTTGGCGTCTTACCCACAGAAGTGTCCGGCTGGTTCTCTTCCAGGCACTCCCGGCAACACTGACGAGGCCCAGGAAGGTGCTTTGAAGCAATTGCGCAGCGAGTTGGAAGCCGCTGGCTTCAAGGAGAGGCTAGACGACTCCACGTTGCTGCGTTTCCTGCGTGCGCGTAAGTTCGATGTCGCTTTGGCGAAGGAGATGTTCGAGAACTGCGAGAAATGGCGCAAAGAGTACGGTACCAACACCATCATGCAGGACTTCCACTACGACGAGAAGCCTCTGGTTGCGAAGTACTACCCGCAATACTACCACAAGACCGACAAGGACGGCCGCCCAGTGTACTTCGAGGAGCTGGGTGCTGTGAACTTGACCGAGATGGAGAAGATCACCACCCAGGAACGtatgttgaagaacttggTGTGGGAGTACGAGTCCGTGGTCAACTACAGACTGCCTGCTTGCTCCAGGGCCGCTGGCTACTTGGTCGAGACGTCTTGCACAGTCATGGACTTGAAAGGTatctccatctccagcGCATACAGCGTCTTGAGCTACGTCAGAGAGGCCTCATACATCAGTCAGAACTACTACCCAGAACGTATGGGTAAGTTCTACTTGATTAACGCCCCATTCGGTTTCTCCACCGCGTTCAGACTGTTCAAGCCTTTCCTAGACCCAGTCACCGTCTCAAAGATCTTCATCTTGGGCTCCTCTTACCAAAGCGAACTGCTGAAACAGATCCCAGCAGAAAACTTGCCATCCAAGTTCGGTGGTAAATCAGAAGTAGACGAAGCCGCTGGTGGCCTGTACTTGTCCGACATCGGCCCATGGAGAGACGCCAAGTACATCGGCCCTGAAGGTGAAGCCCCAGAGATGTTTTCCATGAAATAA
- the ICE2 gene encoding Ice2p (CAGL0D04202g~Ortholog(s) have role in cellular zinc ion homeostasis, endoplasmic reticulum inheritance, protein localization to nuclear inner membrane, septin ring assembly), whose protein sequence is MGLITEGVQRSIRISSAALYLVLTLVSIPISFKIGGLQCGLSFTVTLFNLYLISTTLSVLARRSCNRGYVFATSILYYSQHLVIAPLLFLFLSGFSNEEFNRFLSPVGSYQELDPDGSFLDLLKHRILMATTAENSKNWTLYYYYFKFIVQPWQWLLSYSTPFFTLLEGFFTILAIQAIGETNKWLSYEMNSNTWIITSLLVSGGVITGSLYYLYRIYVTPIWKLTIQSASLLGFVLSIVFCLGLYGIISRKGSVIESSLFFAYIVRCIYEISPKLATRATEEILDLVKDVWQTHQRNLLNRDNLLAYYHNVVLKNAEMVWESFILPRSRSLNAMEKIRFWLDVTPVWKFFKNFTVSVPSSIVELVSVTYKMASESLSPAVIVNLCFRILIFYSATRIIPALQRSSYKEQRQSRRILKLLYWYSPCVLIAMYTHLILQYSGELKRELCLWGCTSNWFGSKDQPRIVTDSWSFWNWCNIFWTVLVYANELIGTQAPNELT, encoded by the coding sequence ATGGGGTTGATAACAGAAGGTGTACAGAGGAGCATACGGATAAGTTCCGCCGCGTTATATCTGGTGCTGACGCTGGTATCGATACCGATATCGTTTAAGATTGGTGGGCTGCAGTGTGGGCTCTCCTTCACAGTTACGCTGTTCAATCTATACCTTATATCGACTACGCTGTCGGTGCTGGCAAGGCGAAGCTGTAACAGAGGATACGTGTTCGCCACAAGCATATTATATTACTCACAGCACTTGGTTATTGCACCATTGctgtttctgtttctttcCGGGTTCTCCAACGAAGAGTTCAACAGGTTTCTGTCGCCCGTGGGCTCTTATCAGGAGCTTGACCCAGATGGATCGTTCCTAGACCTGCTCAAGCACAGGATACTGATGGCCACCACCGCGGAAAATAGCAAGAACTGGACGCTGTACTACTACTACTTCAAGTTCATCGTACAGCCTTGGCAATGGCTGCTGTCGTACTCAACACCGTTCTTCACTCTGCTGGAGGGCTTCTTCACTATCCTGGCTATCCAGGCCATCGGCGAGACGAACAAATGGCTCTCCTACGAAATGAACTCTAACACTTGGATTATCACGTCTCTGCTGGTCTCAGGTGGGGTCATTACAGGGTCCCTGTACTACCTGTACAGGATATACGTGACTCCCATCTGGAAACTAACTATCCAGTCGGCATCCCTGTTGGGTTTCGTGTTATCGATCGTATTCTGTCTGGGCTTGTACGGGATAATAAGCAGAAAGGGTTCAGTGATAGAAAGCTCCTTGTTCTTTGCCTATATCGTACGTTGCATCTACGAGATATCTCCTAAATTAgccaccagagccaccgAGGAAATACTGGACCTGGTAAAGGACGTCTGGCAAACCCACCAAAGAAACCTGTTGAACAGAGATAACTTGCTAGCATACTACCATAATGTGGTCCTGAAGAACGCTGAGATGGTATGGGAATCCTTCATCCTTCCACGTTCCAGGTCCCTAAACGCCATGGAGAAGATAAGATTTTGGTTAGATGTCACCCCAGTATGGAAATTCTTTAAGAATTTCACAGTGAGTGTGCCATCGTCAATTGTCGAGCTGGTGTCGGTAACATACAAGATGGCTTCAGAATCTTTGTCCCCTGCTGTTATCGTTAATCTATGCTTTAGAATTCTAATTTTCTACTCCGCTACAAGAATTATTCCAGCATTACAAAGAAGCTCATATAAGGAGCAGAGGCAAAGTCGTCGCATCTTGAAATTACTTTACTGGTATAGTCCCTGCGTTTTGATTGCAATGTACACACACTTGATTCTACAATACTCTGGAGAACTAAAAAGAGAACTATGTCTATGGGGCTGTACTTCTAACTGGTTTGGTTCAAAGGATCAGCCAAGGATCGTTACGGATTCATGGAGTTTCTGGAACTGGTGTAACATTTTTTGGACTGTTTTAGTGTATGCTAATGAGCTGATTGGCACTCAAGCACCAAATGAACTGACATAA